A single region of the Ctenopharyngodon idella isolate HZGC_01 chromosome 21, HZGC01, whole genome shotgun sequence genome encodes:
- the LOC127503311 gene encoding thy-1 membrane glycoprotein-like isoform X3 yields the protein MNTFNNMFGWILLLGVLMSPVLCEDEESVITVCQEEDKDLRVDCLLEPKPNYHTDYEFSMSKSQKETIISTNISGIMPEPKFRHNTFVTELEPYGFRLTIMSFTITENTTFICKVTKIQKTLFVELDSIQPCSAISVFLLGYPWLSLLIPLCIIHLSEAF from the exons TTCTGATGAGCCCAGTGTTGTGTGAGGATGAGGAGAGTGTAATTACAGTATGCCAAGAGGAAGATAAAGACCTCAGAGTGGACTGCCTTCTGGAGCCCAAACCCAACTACCACACAGACTATGAGTTCTCCATGTCCAAAAGCCAAAAGGAGACCATCATAAGCACAAACATCTCTGGAATCATGCCTGAACCCAAGTTCAGGCACAACACATTTGTGACAGAGCTCGAACCATACGGATTCAGGCTGACCATTATGAGCTTCACCATCACTGAGAATACAACATTCATTTGTAAAGTAACCAAGATCCAGAAGACTCTATTTGTTGAATTAG ATAGCATCCAGCCCTGCTCTGCCATCAGTGTGTTTCTGCTGGGTTATCCTTGGCTCAGTCTCCTGATTCCTCTGTGCATCATACATCTATCGGAAGCCTTTTAA